The following coding sequences are from one Ursus arctos isolate Adak ecotype North America unplaced genomic scaffold, UrsArc2.0 scaffold_23, whole genome shotgun sequence window:
- the SCYL1 gene encoding N-terminal kinase-like protein isoform X2, giving the protein MWFFARDPVRDFPFELSPDPPEGGPPGPWVLHRGRKKATGSPVSIFVYDVKPGADEQTQVAKAAFKRLKTLRHPNILAYIDGLETDKCLHVVTEAVTPLKMYLKERAEAGGLKELELSWGLHQIVKALSFLVNDCSLIHNNVCMAAVFVDRAGEWKLGGLDYMYSSQGNGGGPPRKGVPELEQYDPPELADGSGRAAREKWSADMWRLGCLIWEVFNGPLPRAAALRNPGKIPKSLVPHYCELVGANPKVRPNPARFLQNCRAPGGFMNNRFVETNLFLEEIQIKEPAEKQKFFQELSKSLDSFPEDFCRHKVLPQLLTAFEFGNAGAVVLTPLFKVGKFLSAEEYQQKIIPVVVKMFSSTDRAMRIRLLQQMEQFIQYLDEPTVNTQIFPHVVHGFLDTNPAIREQTVKSMLLLAPKLNEANLNVELMKHFARLQAKDEQGPIRCNTTVCLGKIGSYLSASTRHRVLTSAFSRATKDPFAPSRVAGVLGFAATHNLYSMNDCAHKILPVLCGLTVDPEKSVRDQAFKAIRSFLSKLESVSEDPTQLAEVEKDVHAASSPGMGGAAASWAGWAVTGVSSLTSKLIRAHPTAAPAETNVPQRPTPEGLPAPAPTLVPATPTTPGHWETQEEGTDTAEDSSAADRWDDEDWGSLEEAESVLAQQEDWSTGGQASRAGQTSNLDAKSPESDWSSWEAEGSWEQGWQEPSPPEPPPEGTRLASEYNWGGPEPSDKGDPFAAVSARREAGAQLKPDSWGDDNWEGLETESRQGKAELARKKREERRREMEAKRAEKKAAKGPMKLGTRKLD; this is encoded by the exons ATGTGGTTCTTTGCCCGGGACCCTGTCCGGGACTTCCCGTTCGAGCTCAGCCCGGACCCCCCCGAGGGCGGCCCGCCCGGGCCCTGGGTCCTGCACCGCGGCCGCAAGAAG gccACAGGCAGTCCGGTGTCCATCTTCGTGTATGATGTGAAGCCCGGTGCCGACGAACAGACCCAAGTGGCCAAAGCTGCCTTCAAGCGCCTCAAAACTCTCCGGCACCCCAACATTCTGGCCTACATCGATGGGCTGGAG ACAGACAAATGCCTCCATGTAGTGACAGAGGCAGTGACCCCACTGAAAATGTATCTCAAGGAGCGAGCCGAGGCCGGTGGCCTGAAGGAGCTGGAGCTGTCCTGGGGGCTGCACCAGATtgtg AAAGCCCTCAGCTTCCTGGTCAATGACTGCAGCCTCATCCACAACAACGTCTGCATGGCCGCTGTGTTCGTGGACCGCGCTGGCGAGTGGAAGCTGGGGGGCCTGGACTACATGTATTCATCCCAGGGCAATGGCGGGGGACCCCCCCGGAAGGGGGTCCCCGAACTTGAGCAGTATGACCCCCCGGAGTTGGCTGATGGCAGTGGcagagcagccagagagaaaTG GTCAGCTGACATGTGGCGCCTGGGCTGCCTCATCTGGGAAGTCTTCAATGGACCCCTACCTCGGGCGGCTGCCCTGCGCAACCCGGGGAAG ATCCCCAAATCGCTGGTGCCCCATTACTGCGAGCTAGTTGGCGCCAACCCCAAGGTGCGTCCCAATCCCGCCCGCTTCCTGCAGAACTGCCGGGCGCCCGGTGGCTTCATGAACAACCGCTTTGTGGAGACCAACCTCTTTTTGGAAGAGATTCAG ATCAAAGAGCCGGCGGAGAAGCAGAAGTTCTTCCAAGAGCTGAGCAAGAGCCTAGACTCTTTCCCTGAGGATTTCTGCCGGCACAAGGTGCTGCCCCAGCTGCTGACTGCCTTCGAGTTTGGCAACGCAGGAGCCGTCGTGCTCACACCCCTCTTcaag GTGGGCAAGTTTCTCAGCGCTGAGGAATATCAGCAGAAGATCATCCCGGTTGTGGTCAAGATGTTCTCATCCACCGACCGGGCCATGCGCATCCGCCTCCTGCAGCAG ATGGAGCAGTTTATCCAGTACCTGGACGAGCCGACGGTCAACACACAGATCTTCCCCCACGTGGTGCACGGCTTCCTGGACACCAACCCTGCCATCCGAGAGCAGACAGTCAAG TCCATGCTGCTCCTGGCCCCGAAGCTGAACGAGGCCAACCTCAACGTGGAGCTGATGAAGCACTTCGCACGGCTGCAGGCCAAGGATGAACAGGGCCCCATTCGCTGCAACACTACCGTCTGCCTGGGCAAAATCGGCTCCTACCTCAGTGCCAGC aCCAGACACAGGGTCCTCACCTCCGCCTTCAGCCGGGCCACTAAGGATCCATTTGCACCTTCCCGGGTGGCGGGTGTCCTGGGCTTTGCTGCCACCCACAACCTCTACTCGATGAACGACTGTGCCCACAAgatcctgcctgtgctctgtggCCTCACCGTGGATCCCGAGAAATCGGTGCGAGACCAG GCCTTCAAGGCCATTCGAAGCTTCCTGTCCAAACTGGAGTCTGTGTCAGAGGACCCCACCCAGCTGGCTGAAGTGG AGAAGGATGTCCACGCAGCCTCCAGCCCCGGAATGGGAGGAGCCGCAGCCAGCTGGGCAGGCTGGGCTGTGACAGGAGTCTCCTCACTCACCTCCAAGCTGATCCGTGCACACCCAACAGCCGCCCCAGCCGAGACCAACGTCCCCCAGAGACCCACGCCCGAGG GACTTCCTGCCCCGGCCCCCACCCTTGTCCCCGCCACACCCACAACCCCAGGCCACTGGGAGACGCAAGAGGAGGGCACAGACACGGCGGAGGACAGCAGTGCTGCCGACAGATGGGACGATGAAGACTGGGGCAGCCTGGAG GAGGCCGAATCTGTGTTGGCCCAGCAGGAAGACTGGAGTACTGGGGGCCAGGCTAGCCGTGCTGGGCAG ACCAGCAACCTGGACGCCAAATCCCCTGAGTCAGACTGGAGCAGCTGGGAAGCTGAGGGCTCATGGGAACAGGGCTGGCAGGAGCCAAGTCCCCCAGAGCCGCCCCCTGAAGGCACAAGGCTGGCCAGCGAGTATAACTGGGGTGGCCCGGAGCCCAGTGACAAAGGTGATCCCTTTGCTGCCGTGTCCGCACGACGGGAAGCTGGCGCCCAG CTGAAACCTGATTCATGGGGTGATGACAACTGGGAGGGCCTGGAGACAGAGAGCC GGCAAGGGAAGGCCGAGCTGGCCCGGAAGAAGCGGGAGGAGCGTCGGCGGGAGATGGAGGCCAAACGCGCAGAGAAGAAGGCGGCCAAGGGCCCCATGAAGCTGGGAACCCGGAAGCTGGACTGA
- the SCYL1 gene encoding N-terminal kinase-like protein isoform X1 produces MWFFARDPVRDFPFELSPDPPEGGPPGPWVLHRGRKKATGSPVSIFVYDVKPGADEQTQVAKAAFKRLKTLRHPNILAYIDGLETDKCLHVVTEAVTPLKMYLKERAEAGGLKELELSWGLHQIVKALSFLVNDCSLIHNNVCMAAVFVDRAGEWKLGGLDYMYSSQGNGGGPPRKGVPELEQYDPPELADGSGRAAREKWSADMWRLGCLIWEVFNGPLPRAAALRNPGKIPKSLVPHYCELVGANPKVRPNPARFLQNCRAPGGFMNNRFVETNLFLEEIQIKEPAEKQKFFQELSKSLDSFPEDFCRHKVLPQLLTAFEFGNAGAVVLTPLFKVGKFLSAEEYQQKIIPVVVKMFSSTDRAMRIRLLQQMEQFIQYLDEPTVNTQIFPHVVHGFLDTNPAIREQTVKSMLLLAPKLNEANLNVELMKHFARLQAKDEQGPIRCNTTVCLGKIGSYLSASTRHRVLTSAFSRATKDPFAPSRVAGVLGFAATHNLYSMNDCAHKILPVLCGLTVDPEKSVRDQAFKAIRSFLSKLESVSEDPTQLAEVEKDVHAASSPGMGGAAASWAGWAVTGVSSLTSKLIRAHPTAAPAETNVPQRPTPEGLPAPAPTLVPATPTTPGHWETQEEGTDTAEDSSAADRWDDEDWGSLEQEAESVLAQQEDWSTGGQASRAGQTSNLDAKSPESDWSSWEAEGSWEQGWQEPSPPEPPPEGTRLASEYNWGGPEPSDKGDPFAAVSARREAGAQLKPDSWGDDNWEGLETESRQGKAELARKKREERRREMEAKRAEKKAAKGPMKLGTRKLD; encoded by the exons ATGTGGTTCTTTGCCCGGGACCCTGTCCGGGACTTCCCGTTCGAGCTCAGCCCGGACCCCCCCGAGGGCGGCCCGCCCGGGCCCTGGGTCCTGCACCGCGGCCGCAAGAAG gccACAGGCAGTCCGGTGTCCATCTTCGTGTATGATGTGAAGCCCGGTGCCGACGAACAGACCCAAGTGGCCAAAGCTGCCTTCAAGCGCCTCAAAACTCTCCGGCACCCCAACATTCTGGCCTACATCGATGGGCTGGAG ACAGACAAATGCCTCCATGTAGTGACAGAGGCAGTGACCCCACTGAAAATGTATCTCAAGGAGCGAGCCGAGGCCGGTGGCCTGAAGGAGCTGGAGCTGTCCTGGGGGCTGCACCAGATtgtg AAAGCCCTCAGCTTCCTGGTCAATGACTGCAGCCTCATCCACAACAACGTCTGCATGGCCGCTGTGTTCGTGGACCGCGCTGGCGAGTGGAAGCTGGGGGGCCTGGACTACATGTATTCATCCCAGGGCAATGGCGGGGGACCCCCCCGGAAGGGGGTCCCCGAACTTGAGCAGTATGACCCCCCGGAGTTGGCTGATGGCAGTGGcagagcagccagagagaaaTG GTCAGCTGACATGTGGCGCCTGGGCTGCCTCATCTGGGAAGTCTTCAATGGACCCCTACCTCGGGCGGCTGCCCTGCGCAACCCGGGGAAG ATCCCCAAATCGCTGGTGCCCCATTACTGCGAGCTAGTTGGCGCCAACCCCAAGGTGCGTCCCAATCCCGCCCGCTTCCTGCAGAACTGCCGGGCGCCCGGTGGCTTCATGAACAACCGCTTTGTGGAGACCAACCTCTTTTTGGAAGAGATTCAG ATCAAAGAGCCGGCGGAGAAGCAGAAGTTCTTCCAAGAGCTGAGCAAGAGCCTAGACTCTTTCCCTGAGGATTTCTGCCGGCACAAGGTGCTGCCCCAGCTGCTGACTGCCTTCGAGTTTGGCAACGCAGGAGCCGTCGTGCTCACACCCCTCTTcaag GTGGGCAAGTTTCTCAGCGCTGAGGAATATCAGCAGAAGATCATCCCGGTTGTGGTCAAGATGTTCTCATCCACCGACCGGGCCATGCGCATCCGCCTCCTGCAGCAG ATGGAGCAGTTTATCCAGTACCTGGACGAGCCGACGGTCAACACACAGATCTTCCCCCACGTGGTGCACGGCTTCCTGGACACCAACCCTGCCATCCGAGAGCAGACAGTCAAG TCCATGCTGCTCCTGGCCCCGAAGCTGAACGAGGCCAACCTCAACGTGGAGCTGATGAAGCACTTCGCACGGCTGCAGGCCAAGGATGAACAGGGCCCCATTCGCTGCAACACTACCGTCTGCCTGGGCAAAATCGGCTCCTACCTCAGTGCCAGC aCCAGACACAGGGTCCTCACCTCCGCCTTCAGCCGGGCCACTAAGGATCCATTTGCACCTTCCCGGGTGGCGGGTGTCCTGGGCTTTGCTGCCACCCACAACCTCTACTCGATGAACGACTGTGCCCACAAgatcctgcctgtgctctgtggCCTCACCGTGGATCCCGAGAAATCGGTGCGAGACCAG GCCTTCAAGGCCATTCGAAGCTTCCTGTCCAAACTGGAGTCTGTGTCAGAGGACCCCACCCAGCTGGCTGAAGTGG AGAAGGATGTCCACGCAGCCTCCAGCCCCGGAATGGGAGGAGCCGCAGCCAGCTGGGCAGGCTGGGCTGTGACAGGAGTCTCCTCACTCACCTCCAAGCTGATCCGTGCACACCCAACAGCCGCCCCAGCCGAGACCAACGTCCCCCAGAGACCCACGCCCGAGG GACTTCCTGCCCCGGCCCCCACCCTTGTCCCCGCCACACCCACAACCCCAGGCCACTGGGAGACGCAAGAGGAGGGCACAGACACGGCGGAGGACAGCAGTGCTGCCGACAGATGGGACGATGAAGACTGGGGCAGCCTGGAG CAGGAGGCCGAATCTGTGTTGGCCCAGCAGGAAGACTGGAGTACTGGGGGCCAGGCTAGCCGTGCTGGGCAG ACCAGCAACCTGGACGCCAAATCCCCTGAGTCAGACTGGAGCAGCTGGGAAGCTGAGGGCTCATGGGAACAGGGCTGGCAGGAGCCAAGTCCCCCAGAGCCGCCCCCTGAAGGCACAAGGCTGGCCAGCGAGTATAACTGGGGTGGCCCGGAGCCCAGTGACAAAGGTGATCCCTTTGCTGCCGTGTCCGCACGACGGGAAGCTGGCGCCCAG CTGAAACCTGATTCATGGGGTGATGACAACTGGGAGGGCCTGGAGACAGAGAGCC GGCAAGGGAAGGCCGAGCTGGCCCGGAAGAAGCGGGAGGAGCGTCGGCGGGAGATGGAGGCCAAACGCGCAGAGAAGAAGGCGGCCAAGGGCCCCATGAAGCTGGGAACCCGGAAGCTGGACTGA